From one Plasmodium malariae genome assembly, chromosome: 12 genomic stretch:
- the PmUG01_12034400 gene encoding conserved Plasmodium protein, unknown function: MVKTYFLSVLKWFPLFFLFFVSKCVSKCVSKCVHNEKHFSKNSQNYMNYISMEKNSTANMYNCKYSFLNANTTTICSYGKKDNTSNKYDYGSWNKRKRNKWGRDYLEAHKIDQEKIKRKKNYHYAMKHMYDKNGRRIKDINKEKKSLRKKKLFDYEGFKVDQIFTCLPEEDMQELREEELKRKSGEILHNNKYIDTYGVESDTDLDNL; the protein is encoded by the coding sequence atggttAAAACATATTTCCTATCTGTGCTAAAATggtttcctcttttttttttattttttgttagtAAATGTGTTAGTAAATGTGTTAGTAAATGTGTACATAATGAAAAAcacttttcaaaaaattccCAAAactatatgaattatataagtatggaaaaaaatagcaCAGCTAACATGTATAACTGTAAGTATTCTTTCTTAAATGCAAATACTACAACTATTTGCTCCTATGGGAAAAAGGATAACACAAGTAATAAGTATGACTATGGCAGTTGGAATAAAAGGAAGAGAAACAAGTGGGGAAGAGATTATTTAGAGGCACATAAAATAGAtcaggaaaaaataaaaagaaaaaaaaattaccatTATGCAATGAAACATATGTATGATAAGAACGGAAGAAGGATTAAAGACataaataaggaaaagaaatccttaagaaaaaaaaaattatttgattATGAAGGATTTAAGGTAGATCAAATTTTTACTTGTCTTCCTGAAGAGGATATGCAAGAATTACGTgaagaagaattaaaaagaaagtcAGGtgaaattttacataataataaatatattgataCCTATGGTGTTGAATCGGATACAGACTTGGATAACTTGTGA
- the PmUG01_12034300 gene encoding conserved Plasmodium protein, unknown function: MSYISINSLYFLCCFVIFITNVNNVKIRIREAQKFQTDWFYMKHGYSKSCYSKHFRNNKNLQLNIKKFVHHQNDEIKYNERYFYSLININNLKLNLKNLMQKYCFFFNTNEENNIVHPLKNCRWKITVYNFLLKNKNSFYIYIYENGKIKTSENLEGIWFYNNYHITWCIEYEDKKVYYTAELLWNNDKSRMIKGIIYKESKNKNSFLPSYFFRKILGSFDGQIQS; the protein is encoded by the exons atgagTTACATCTCAATAAATTCCTTGTATTTTTTGTGTTgctttgttatatttattacaaatgtaaataatgtaaaaataagaataagagAAGCGCAAAAATTTCAAACGGATTGGTTTTATATGAAACATGGCTACAGTAAAAGTTGTTACAGCAAACATTTTCGTAATAACAAAAACTTGCAgttaaatattaagaaatttGTACATCATCAAAATGATGAGATAAAGTATAATgaaagatatttttattctcttataaatataaataatttaaaattaaatttaaaaaatttgatgcaaaaatattgctttttttttaatactaatGAAGAGAATAATATAGTCCATCCTTTGAAAAATTGTCGTTGGAAAATAACAGTATATAactttcttttaaaaaataaaaattctttttacatttatatttatgaaaatggaaaaataaaaacatccGAAAATTTGGAAGGAATAtggttttataataattatcacATAACATGGTGCATAGAATATGAGGACAAGAAGGTGTATTACACGGCTGAG CTACTGTGGAACAACGACAAGAGCAGGATGATAAAGGGCATAATATACAAGGAgagcaaaaacaaaaactCGTTCTTGCCTTCCTacttttttagaaaaattctTGGATCGTTTGATGGCCAAATACAGAGTTAA
- the PmUG01_12034200 gene encoding DnaJ protein, putative, with protein MFLIKKRYICFYNSICKSNILSKTFHNGKSTGMSQRSHFSSKSFYDILNVKKGSSKNEIKQAYRKLALMYHPDRNPNNRKESEQKFREITEAYETLSDDNKKKIYDSQLNNGFYSDNFNSNYSTSSNNNVNYNFQTRKMTDEEIENVFKNVFGTMNLNDIFKSNIFNESNIRTRTMGSSIFSNFGSAGSYENSSNNIKQTNIKTEIIPRGNKIIEKTTKIITYKDGHVQQEIIEREINNNSKDFEDFFDVDFFLKNNIHNMNNDLHMKKFNRNLKDYKQNNITKQILNYVHGILSIATRRILVNFVVHVMRKAIQTILYMLRKK; from the exons atgtttttaataaagaaaagatacatatgtttttataattctatttgtaaatcaaatattttaagtaaaacATTTCACAATGGGAAAAGTACTGGTATGTCCCAAAGGAG CCATTTTTCAAGTAAGAGCTTCTACGACATACTGAATGTGAAAAAGGGGAGCAGCAAAAATGAAATCAAGCAAGCGTACCGAAAACTAGCCTTGATGTATCACCCAGATCGAAACCCGAATAATAGAAAAGAGTCTGAGCAAAAGTTTCGAGAAATTACAGAAGCATATGAAACATTGAgtgatgataataaaaaaaaaatatatgacaGTCAATTAAATAATGGGTTTTATTCAGACAACTTTAACAGTAACTATTCAACCAGTTCAAACaataatgttaattataattttcaaacaAGGAAAATGACTGACGAAGAAATTGAAAACGTTTTCAAAAATGTTTTCGGAACTATGAActtaaatgatatttttaagtCGAACATTTTCAATGAG aGCAATATTAGGACGAGGACCATGGGAAGTAGCATTTTTAGCAATTTCGGATCAGCCG GATCCTACGAAAACAGCAGCAACAATATTAAAC aaactaatataaaaactGAAATTATACCAAGAgggaataaaataattgaaaagacgactaaaattattacttaCAAAGATGGGCATGTGCAGCAAGAAATAATAGAgagagaaataaataataatagtaaag acTTTGAAGACTTCTTTGATGttgacttttttttaaaaaataatatacataatatgaataatgatTTGCACATGAAAAAGTTTAATAGAAATTTGAAAgattataaacaaaataatataacaaaacaaattttaaattacgTTCATGGAATTCTTTCTATTGCAACTAGAAGAATCCTAGTCAATTTTGTCGTCCATGTGATGCGAAAAGCGATACAAACCATCCTATATATGCTACGAAAAAAATGA
- the PmUG01_12034100 gene encoding ER lumen protein retaining receptor 1, putative, which produces MKGVNDFMRKVNDVEKMKRYLSDHSASIKIYCFFLLLVFIFYHLFSDGDFSFLLTLSSVISMFSFLMVFLKIEINKSCAGVSLKMMECYVVLNTARLLSIVPFEGYLPYDKSGDWLYQLVEAISLFINCCIVYLCRYKYKSTYDSANDIFNNLLLIIPAFVISIFVHPSLNSFLPADVAWSFALYLESVCVLPQLSMFQKEGKVAAFTTHFLASQAFSKVLSFFFWIVSHKELNSSDNIIKSYVGVWVVIMQVVQLILMGDFIYHYIRCLSKGVSFDNLLNENV; this is translated from the exons ATGAAGGGGGTAAACGATTTTATGCGAAAAGTGAATGATGTAGAAAAGATGAAAAGATATTTGTCAGACCATAGTGCTtcgataaaaatatattgtttctTCTTGCTGTTagtttttatcttttatcatttattttcagATGgggatttttcttttttattaactctTTCATCAGTTATTAGTATGTTTTCATTTCTTATGGTTTTTCtgaaaattgaaataaataaatcatGTGCAGGAGTTTCATTAAAGATGATGGAATGTTATGTTGTTCTTAATACAGCTAGACTATTATCTATAGTACCATTCGAAGGATACTTACCTTATGATAAAAGTGGGGACTGGTTGTATCAGCTAGTTGAAGCTATTtcgttatttattaattgttGTATTGTATATTTGTGTAGATATAAGTATAAAAGTACCTACGACTCGGCAAAcgacatttttaataatctGCTTTTAATTATTCCTGCGTTTGTTATCTCCATTTTCGTTCACCCCTCGTTGAACTCCTTCCTCCCAGCTGAT GTAGCATGGTCTTTTGCGTTATACTTAGAATCAGTTTGTGTATTACCACAACTGTCAATGTTCCAAAAggag GGAAAAGTAGCTGCATTTACTACTCATTTTTTAGCATCACAGGCTTTTTCAAAA GTtttatctttctttttttggaTAGTGTCACATAAGGAGTTGAATTCTTCGGATAACATT aTTAAATCGTATGTGGGTGTGTGGGTTGTTATTATGCAAGTAGTTCAGCTGATTTTAATGGGTGActttatttatcattatattcGATGTTTAAGTAAAGGAGTATCAtttgataatttattaaatgaaaatgtttag
- the PmUG01_12034000 gene encoding conserved Plasmodium protein, unknown function, which translates to MDSRKTEGDQGNEKKGNSSHEEHKNENVNSLAGGNERRRTITPVSDKLNVEEKNKLKINKYPNSSATDLAFSEHTTEHGIALSIMGNNNNNENCNNNNSNSSYNNSSNNENSSNNENSGNHNNIFNESFFVENQREESEKHNSRIMHTMQDHDKNEDESVTQNRNMNTTLQMIEEKIDKQMIILQNKTKSILTLENKMNEFISSTDKHKENTSSYMKYRVSEGGEREKKKKNDSEHIMKTSIRVKEKESTTVSNVVNPFRGCINKPDQEVAKNVSTDDLRCRGVCLGGRVQQVDGGNGKDGGNGEDGGNDEDSGNGKDGGNGKDGGNGKDGGNGKDGGYGKDGGNGKDGGNGKDGGNGEDSGNGKAGENGEDSGYGKDSGYGKDSGNGKDSGNGKDGGYGKDGSDDIDSGNDDNVDVWVNLSYLSVDEVNSMHHEDCHLNEVKEGMERQKDAEKKNVKYHDKEGVKREQHKGEEQEQEEMEGTKYNKEEGKEEGKEGKEEGKEEGKEEGKEEGKEEGKEEGFCFEGMKQKVSEEDSREKSKKGNDKDKDNQKNKDKDRKQLCLNAIDKSFIQIPLKCILNTFRNIQKELEKNFMIITLFIEKKLNNLSDAIYLEKLNVIIEKLQALKSKVNESKALLNVYIKKLVTRLKYIYYEADIQLENLKHDFRFETYDNRICWLIDAYLSRYGFFETVDIFCKRYKLQYYSDADIYKEYLEIINELRIHNIKPALQWCQKYKSQLKKIDSNIESELHLQHVINFIFENKNFEAMDYIKKSVVQPHTCISRDLKYIITYIALNSVGAAGSGGIAKRSRSSCTDPCSRRGNTALEYFNEKRWRKVIRLFKQVYSEVSGVLNKPLLELLLKAGISVIKTEECGKKKSTKCPTCIDELKNTITHLPNIQKTKSFLVCPYTNQVMDENNPPFTTPAGYVFSEKAISLFLKSDDIFECPVTEEKYRMDDFSRLFI; encoded by the coding sequence ATGGACAGTCGAAAAACTGAAGGAGACCAGgggaatgaaaaaaaaggcaatAGTTCTCATGAAGagcataaaaatgaaaatgtaaattcGTTGGCAGGGGGAAATGAAAGGAGAAGGACAATCACACCAGTATCAGACAAATTAAATGTTGAAGAGAAGAacaaattgaaaataaacaaatatccAAATAGCAGTGCTACTGATTTGGCTTTTAGTGAACATACAACAGAGCATGGGATTGCTTTGAGTATTATGggaaacaataataataatgaaaattgtaataataataatagtaatagtagttataataatagtagtaataacgaaaatagtagtaataacgAAAATAGTggtaatcataataatatttttaatgaaagcTTTTTTGTGGAAAATCAAAGAGAAGAAAGTGAAAAGCATAATAGTAGAATTATGCACACAATGCAGGATCATGATAAGAATGAAGACGAATCAGTTACACAGAACAGAAATATGAACACGACCCTTCAAATGATAGAAGAAAAGATCGATAAgcaaatgataatattacaGAATAAAACTAAATCAATTTTAActttagaaaataaaatgaatgaattTATATCCAGCACAGATAAGCATAAGGAGAATACATCTTCTTATATGAAATACAGAGTGAGTGAGGGGGGcgaaagggaaaaaaaaaaaaagaatgataGTGAGCATATTATGAAGACATCAATTagagtaaaagaaaaagagagtACCACTGTAAGTAATGTAGTAAATCCTTTTAGAGGATGCATAAACAAACCGGATCAGGAAGTGGCAAAGAATGTTTCAACGGATGACCTGCGTTGTAGGGGCGTTTGTTTAGGAGGACGAGTACAGCAGGTAGACGGTGGAAATGGTAAAGATGGTGGAAATGGTGAAGATGGTGGAAATGATGAAGATAGTGGAAATGGTAAAGATGGTGGAAATGGTAAAGATGGTGGAAATGGTAAAGATGGTGGAAATGGTAAAGATGGTGGATATGGTAAAGATGGTGGAAATGGTAAAGATGGTGGAAATGGTAAAGATGGTGGAAATGGTGAAGATAGTGGAAATGGTAAAGCTGGTGAAAATGGTGAAGATAGTGGATATGGTAAAGATAGTGGATATGGTAAAGATAGTGGAAATGGTAAAGATAGTGGAAATGGTAAAGATGGTGGATATGGTAAAGATGGTAGTGATGATATTGATAGTGGTAATGATGACAATGTGGATGTTTGGGTTAATTTAAGCTACCTATCTGTAGATGAAGTAAATAGTATGCATCATGAGGATTGTCACTTGAATGAGGTTAAGGAAGGGATGGAAAGGCAAAAGGATGCAGAGAAGAAGAATGTAAAATATCATGACAAGGAGGGGGTGAAGCGGGAGCAGCATAAGGGGGAGGAACAGGAACAGGAAGAGATGGAaggaacaaaatataataaggaGGAAGGGAAGGAGGAAGGGAAGGAAGGGAAGGAGGAAGGGAAGGAGGAAGGGAAGGAGGAGGGGAAGGAAGAGGGGAAGGAGGAGGGGAAGGAGGAGGGGTTTTGCTTCGAGGGGATGAAGCAAAAGGTCTCAGAGGAAGACTCGAgggaaaaatcaaaaaaggGAAATGATAAGGATAAGGATAATCAGAAGAACAAGGACAAGGACAGGAAGCAGCTGTGCTTAAACGCAATTGACAAGTCGTTCATACAAATTCCACTGAAATGTATATTGAACACATTTAGAAATATACAGAAAGAGTTAGAGAAgaattttatgataataacaTTGTTTAttgaaaagaaattaaacAATTTATCTGATGCTATATATTTGGAAAAGTTGAATGtcataatagaaaaattgcAAGCATTAAAAAGTAAAGTAAATGAATCAAAAGCATTACtaaatgtatacattaaaaaattagtcACTAGactgaaatatatatattatgaggCAGATATACAActagaaaatttaaaacatgATTTCCGTTTTGAAACGTATGATAATAGAATATGTTGGCTAATAGATGCATATTTATCAAGATACGGATTTTTTGAAACTGtagatatattttgtaaaagaTACAAACTGCAATATTACTCAGAtgcagatatatataaagaatatttagaaataataaatgagtTAAGAATTCATAATATCAAGCCCGCCCTACAATGGTGTCAAAAATACAAATCGcaattaaagaaaattgaTTCTAATATAGAATCAGAGTTACATCTACAACATgttataaatttcatttttgaaaataaaaatttcgaGGCTATggattatattaaaaaaagcgTCGTCCAACCACACACCTGCATATCCCGCGATCTCAAGTATATTATCACGTACATAGCACTGAACAGTGTAGGTGCGGCAGGTAGCGGCGGTATTGCGAAGAGAAGTCGAAGCAGTTGTACAGATCCATGTAGCAGACGAGGAAATACCGCCTtggaatattttaatgaaaaaagatgGAGGAAAGTTATAAGGTTGTTTAAACAAGTATACTCAGAAGTGTCAGGTGTGTTAAATAAACCACTActagaattattattaaaagcaGGAATTTCAGTCATCAAAACAGAAGAGtgtggaaaaaagaaatcaaCAAAATGTCCAACATGTATTGATGAATTGAAAAATACAATTACACATTTAcctaatatacaaaaaacgAAAAGTTTTCTTGTGTGTCCTTATACTAACCAAGTGATGGATGAAAACAACCCTCCCTTTACAACACCTGCTGGTTATGTTTTCTCAGAAAAAgctatttctttatttctaaaATCCGACGACATTTTTGAATGCCCTGTAACCGaggaaaaatatagaatGGATGATTTTTCtagattatttatttga
- the PmUG01_12033900 gene encoding elongation factor Tu, putative, with product MLQIFPKREGISSCLVQVNKIGLKTNQVRNMKSSVWTKSISCYGMKKGSCYCMNGWIKKHNGGISINEKKNFAIGVFERKKPHMNIGTIGHVDHGKTTLTAAITKVCSNLNRGIFKSYEEIDKTPEEQKRGITINATHVEYETEKRHYSHIDCPGHLDYIKNMITGTSQMDGSILVVSAYDGLMPQTKEHVLLSRQIGIDKIIVYLNKIDMCEDQDLIELVELEIRELLSFHKYDGDNVPFIKGSALKALNDDKTEYGVPSILKLLDACDNYIDEPKRKIDLPFLMSIDDVLQISGKGTVATGRVEQGTLKLNDQVEILGIKDKPIKTIITGIEMFKKTLDTAQAGDQIGIMLKNVKRNDICRGMIITKTVNMKTYKKFQSDVYVLKNEEGGRKNPFSSYYRPQAYIRTADVNCAVILNEDTQVANPGDSIKCTIELMYPLAITSGLRFSLREGGRTVASGIITKVI from the coding sequence ATGCTGCAAATATTTCCGAAGAGGGAAGGGATAAGCTCTTGCCTTGTACAGGTAAATAAGATAGGTCTAAAAACAAACCAAGTAAGAAACATGAAGAGCAGTGTTTGGACAAAAAGTATCAGTTGTTATGGGATGAAAAAAGGTAGCTGCTATTGTATGAACGGATGGATAAAGAAACATAATGGAGGAATTAGTATAAACGAGAAAAAGAATTTTGCAATAGGAGtatttgaaagaaaaaagccTCATATGAATATTGGAACAATTGGTCATGTAGATCATGGTAAAACAACATTGACAGCAGCAATAACAAAAGTTTGTTCAAACTTAAATAGAGGAATTTTTAAATCATATGAAGAGATAGACAAAACACCagaagaacaaaaaagagGAATAACAATAAATGCAACTCATGTTGAATATGAAACGGAAAAAAGACATTATAGTCATATAGATTGCCCAGGTCATCttgattatataaaaaatatgataacaGGTACATCCCAAATGGATGGATCTATCTTAGTTGTTTCTGCATATGATGGCTTAATGCCACAGACAAAAGAACATGTATTATTATCTAGACAAATTGGtatagataaaataatagtttatttaaataaaatagatatgTGTGAAGATCAAGATTTAATAGAACTCGTTGAATTAGAAATAAGggaattattatcatttcatAAGTATGATGGTGATAATGTTCCATTTATTAAAGGATCAGCATTAAAAGCATTAAATGATGATAAGACAGAATATGGTGTACCATCTATTCTGAAACTTTTAGATGCTTGTGATAATTATATAGATGAAcctaaaagaaaaattgatTTACCATTCCTTATGAGTATAGATGATGTATTACAAATATCTGGAAAAGGAACTGTAGCTACAGGAAGAGTAGAACAAGGTACTCTAAAACTAAATGATCAAGTTGAAATATTAGGTATAAAAGATAAACCCATAAAAACTATTATTACAGGAATTGAAATGTTTAAGAAAACATTAGATACAGCACAAGCAGGAGATCAAATAGGTATTATGctgaaaaatgtaaaaagaaatgatataTGTAGAGGTATGATAATTACAAAAACGGTAAATatgaaaacatataaaaaatttcaaagtGATGTCTATGTATTAAAGAATGAAGAAGGTGGAAGAAAAAACCCATTCTCTTCTTATTATAGGCCCCAAGCTTATATACGAACGGCCGATGTCAATTGTGCTGTCATTCTTAATGAGGATACGCAAGTGGCCAATCCAGGTGATAGTATTAAGTGCACCATTGAGCTCATGTACCCCCTTGCCATTACCAGCGGCCTGCGCTTCTCCTTGCGCGAGGGCGGTAGGACTGTGGCCTCGGGAATCATAACGAAGGTCATATAG
- the PmUG01_12034500 gene encoding thioredoxin, putative, translated as MTISHHEGCGCKNADEILKGGEFLLKYINIEKVTALNEKLHGSCRKILKSYDNRLSSENCESDVDNELIINIPFTSPCKVLSNCMNLRCKHISSIVSLFLIGGEEGSYPKKMKIFSNREDIDFENINDFKCVQELELSEDYHGSIEYPLKVTSLFNVSYLTLYFYENYGAETTKIFYLGFKGLGTNYTRKAVETVYEASPNLADHKVEGAVKKTNFSFDAF; from the exons ATGACGATATCGCATCATGAAGGATGCGGATGTAAAAATGCGGATGAGATTTTAAAAGGCGGAGAGTTCTTactaaaatacataaatattgaaaaagttACAGCATTAAATGAGAAG TTACATGGATCATGcaggaaaattttaaagtCCTATGATAACAGGTTGTCCTCTGAAAACTGCGAAAGTGATGTTGACAATGAGTTG ATAATAAACATTCCTTTTACGAGCCCTTGTAAGGTATTGAGCAACTGCATGAATTTGAGGTGCAAACATATAAGCAGC attGTTAGTTTATTCCTAATTGGTGGGGAAGAAGGAAGTTACccgaagaaaatgaaaattttttctaacaGAGAAGATATAGACTTTGAAAA CATTAACGATTTCAAATGCGTTCAAGAACTAGAATTATCGGAAGATTATCATGGATCAATTGAATATCCAttaaaa gtaACTTCTCTATTCAATGTAAGCTACTTGACCCtctatttttatgaaaattacgGAGCAGAAAcgacaaaaatattttatttag GATTTAAAGGCTTAGGAACTAATTATACGAGAAAGGCAGTTGAAACG GTTTATGAAGCCTCGCCAAATTTGGCCGACCATAAAGTTGAAGGAGCTGTCaagaaaacaaatttttcctttgatgccttttaa
- the PmUG01_12033800 gene encoding GPI transamidase subunit PIG-U, putative produces the protein MKHRGNEESTRLRSTKSRYVVTSLLVCLFIRILAFSLFNVIQGSNYKYINMLINIENMQNEEMKQKDNYIRKGHYTPLEEKSNELEKYFEKNKRNNELRQFIFKNDSMHYSFNSDVYNFKYIYDSYILSKIYKDIYSSLTVRINPLFLYILHILIFKKIAVKNNKLIENIMNNYEFRYYIIICIVDLLIGFFLFIIIEKLKKWRKYFNYVNTCKRDKWRLINSILLMNIYLNNPFTILANVFLSLDNFKLLLITTSFYLTLLRISNFSNKLWSVLNHFMIMFCNSILLYISSFHFILSIIGINNLIICIDQGVTKYDIKENIKFFKLFLIILKNVLLLLITFTMYTLLIVTSYYLNSSSLSFLDNTLINEYKVLFLQPNLGNFWYIFSTMFKDYYYSFLFLFHFHIFLYPLPLFFRLMKTPLIYLKIMIAIALMYHPNITINDIVYSLLLLAIDYEKTLYTIPFAKLLIILLGNLNLFFVTMNLWLRKNTGNANYVFFNQLVVFNITTFIITSSIKFYIRVQTPIPQLDEGKCIIVSQKQEKKCSILNTLKETFL, from the exons ATGAAGCACAGAGGAAATGAAGAATCTACCCGATTGAGGAGCACTAAGAGCAGGTATGTAGTGACAAGTTTGTTAGTTTGCCTGTTCATACGAATTTTAGCCTTTTCCTTATTCAATGTGATACAAGGGAGTAATTACAAATACATTAACATGCTAATCAATATTGAAAACATGCAAAATGAAGAGATGAAACAAAAGGACAATTATATAAGGAAGGGTCATTATACCCCTTTGGAAGAGAAATCTAACGAGttggaaaaatattttgaaaaaaataaaagaaataatgagTTAAGACagttcatatttaaaaatgactCAATgcattattcttttaattccgatgtatataattttaaatatatttatgatagTTATATACTgagtaaaatttataaagacATATATTCCTCCTTAACAGTAAGGATTAATCCGTTATTCCtatatattttgcatatccttatttttaaaaaaatagcagtaaaaaataataaattaatagaaaaCATAATGAATAACTACGAATTTCgctattatattattatttgtatagtTGATTTATTAATAGggttctttttatttattataattgaaAAGTTAAAGAAATGgaggaaatattttaattatgtaaatacgTGTAAAAGAGACAAATGGAGATTAATAAACTCAATActtttaatgaatatttatttgaataatcCTTTTACAATACTAGCAAATGTTTTTCTCTCACTTgacaattttaaattattactaataaCAACATCATTCTATTTAACACTATTACGTATAAgcaatttttcaaataaattatggTCTGTTCTTAACCATTTTATGATCATGTTCTGTAATAgcatacttttatatatctcTTCATTTCACTTTATACTTTCCATTATTGGTATAaacaatttaattatttgtattgaCCAGGGTGTaacaaaatatgatataaaggaaaatataaaatttttcaagtTATTTCTTATCATTTTGAAGAACGTACTTTTGTTGCTTATCACTTTTACCATGTACACTCTACTGATTGTTACCTCATATTACCTCAACTCAAGTTCACTG TCGTTCCTAGACAACACGTTGATTAACGAATACAAGGTACTGTTCCTCCAGCCGAACCTGGGCAATTTCTGGTATATCTTTTCAACG ATGTTTAAGGACTACTATTACTCCTTTTTGTTCCTCTTTCAC TTTCATATCTTTCTTTATCCccttccccttttttttcgtCTCATGAAAACACCTCTAATCtacttaaaaattatgattgCC ATTGCGTTGATGTATCACCCCAATATTACTATTAACGATATAGTGTACTCTTTG CTGTTGCTGGCAATTGATTATGAGAAGACCTTATATACCATTCCGTTTGCCAAACta cTGATAATACTTCTCGGAAACTTGAATTTATTCTTTGTTACAATGAATTTGTGGTTACGCAAGAATACAGGAAATGCCAactatgtattttttaaccAATTAGTcgtttttaatataacaa cTTTTATCATAACAAGTAGCATAAAATTCTACATTCGTGTGCAAACTCCTATCCCTCAATTGGACGAAGGAAAATGTATAATAGTATCCCAAAAACAAGAGAAAAAATGTAGCATTTTAAACACGTTAAAAGAaacatttttgtaa